Within Rothia sp. ZJ932, the genomic segment CAAGATTTTTAACCTCTCGGTGAGCCTGCCGCAAAGTAGCAAGATCAAAGCCCTGAGGGGTTTGTACAGCCCGCAGCTGCGATCGTGCAGGAGTTCCGGTTACCAGCCCAGATGCGTCCACCGTTTTGATAGTATCGACCACCGTAAGCGCAGGAATTACCGCTTGCTGACCAGCTGCAAGAGCTCGGATAACAGCATGGAACACCTGCGGCGGAGTAAAGCAACGGGCTGCATCATGTACTAGGACGCCAGTGATAGGAGCATCATCGAACCCTGCTTGCACTGGTGCGTCCTCAAGGGCAACCAAAGCAGAAGTCACCGACTCAGCACGGGTGTTCCCGCCCTCAACCGCGAGCGCACCAAAACGCGCGCAAATATCACGCATCTGAGTATCGCCCACCGGCACGGTAACTACCAGACGCGTAGCAACACCAGATGTCACCGCACCTTCAAGTGCCCACTCCAGCAGGGTTTTACCCGCTATCTCAACTAGAGCTTTAGGAACTCCCATACCTAAACGGGAACCAGACCCTGCTGCGGCAATAACAACGGCGAATACCGGTCTCTGCAAGGAGCCAGTATTCGCCGTTTCAAAAATCTTTGTTTCACTCACATGTGGAGCATACAGGATTTAGACGTCTTCGAGAATCTTATCGAGTTCTGCTTCAGCAGCCTCTTCTTCGATGTCTTTAGCCAACGCCACTTCTGAGGAAAGAATCTGACGAGCCTTCGCCAGCATGCGCTTCTCGCCTGCCGACAGACCGCGGTCGTTCTCGCGTCGCCACAAATCACGTACCACTTCAGCAACCTTCAGTACATCACCTGATGCCAGCTTTTCAACGTTAGCCTTGTAACGGCGAGACCAGTTAGCTGCCTCTTCGGTGTCTACAGCCTGCAGAACATCAATGACTTCTTGCAGTCCTGTTTCATCGACAACGTCGCGCATACCGACCATGTCCACGTTCTCAGCGGGTACCTCAATCACGAGGTCGCCCTGAGCGACCTTAAGTTTCAGGTACATTTTTTCTTCGCCGCGGATAGTGCGCATCTTGATTTCTTCGATGGTAGCAGCACCGTGGTGAGGATATACGACTGTTTCGCCAACCTCAAAAAGCATATGGATAAACCCCTTTCAGCCTACCCATTCTAACACGACCGCCCCACCCCCACTCGGGGGAGCCCCAAGGTACCTGTGGAAGCCTCTAGTAACACATCGTTGAGAAGGGGACGTTTTGTCAATAAAACCGGTAGAATTATGAAAGACACATAACCCATGCTTGTCTTTGGCGCGCTCTGCACCCCAGATTTGATACCTCAGCAGTATCTTAAGGAGCACCAAAGATGTTTGCTTCACACCATATTCTTGAGGAGTACACACCGTGAAGAACGCTGCTTCAAAGACCGTCAGGCGCGCAGGCGCAACCGTTGCCCTTGCAGGGGCTCTTCTGGCAACCACCGGCTGCGGTTACATTTACGAACAGCCCACCACATTCATGTATGACGCCAGCGATGGAGTCTCATTCACCATGTTCCCCAAGGGGCAGCGCGTTGATGTTCGCAACATCATGGTCATTTCAGCAGGTAAGGATCAGCCCGGACGCGTTCTAGGCACCGTTTACAACCTGGGGGAAGAAGACCAGACTGTCTCATTTAAGATGGGCGATCAGAGCTTCGATGTTAAGGTGCCTGCAGGTCAGCACGTTATTCTCGATGACGATGCCAACGAAATCGTTGTAGATAATGTCAGCGTTCACCCCGGTGAAATGATCCAGGGTTCTCAGGCGATGATCGGTGAAACCACCGAGGCATTCAACATGCCCATTCTCGATGGAACCCTCGAAGAGTACGAGCCCTACATTCCCAACGCTGCGTCCTCTACTACCGAGGGTCAGTTCGAGTCAGAGCCCAACACTAAAGAAGACGCTGCTGTTGCACCCGCAACTGCGTCCCCTCGTTCATAGGGTCTCAGCAACTCAGAAATTTTATACAAACGGGAGCACCAGTAATGTGGTGCTCCCGTTTTTGTGCCAATTTTAGAAAATCATGTGCAGCGCAACCACCTCCTTGGGGCTAGACCAAACCCCGGCTGACATGAAACGATGAAACAATAGTATTCATTCGCTCTTGCTCAAGGAAGTGCATCATGAACGATTCGGTACAAACCCCGCTCAATATTGACCCTGACTGGTGGCGTCAAGCTGTGGTCTACCAGATTTACCCCCGCTCATTTTCCGATCAGGACGGCAACGGCATCGGGGATCTGGTGGGTATCACCTTGAAGGTTCCCTATCTTAAAGAACTGGGAGTAGATGCCGCTTGGCTCTCACCTTTCTACCCTTCAGCCCTTGCCGATGGCGGCTACGATGTTGATGATTACCGCGATGTAGACCCCAAAATCGGCACCCTTGAAGACTTCGATGTTATGGCGAAAACCTTGCACGATGCAGGTATCAAGCTGATTGTCGATATCGTTCCCAACCATTCTTCTGACCGTCACGAATGGTTTATTGAAGCGCTAAATTCACCCAAGGGGTCAGCGGCACGTGATCGCTATATCTTCCGCGACGGCACCGGAACCAACGGTGAGAACCCACCCACCGACTGGGTGTCAGTTTTCGGCGGACGCGCCTGGGAACCGGTAGGCGACGGACAATGGTACCTGCACATCTTCGCGCCCGAACAGCCCGATCTCAACTGGGAAAACTCCGAGGTACACGAAGACTTTAAAAAGACACTACGCTTCTGGTCTGACCGCGGAGTCGATGGTTTCCGCGTCGATGTTGCCCACGGAATGGCGAAAGACCTTACCGAACCGCTACCCAGTGAAGCGCAACTGCAGGAAATCCCCAAAGAGGGAAACCACCCTATCTGGGACCGCGACGAGGTACACAATATTTTCGAAGAGTGGCGCGAAGTGCTCAACGAATATGCCCCGCCCCGCACCGCCGTTGCCGAAGCATGGGTAGAAACCCACCGACGTCCGGCTTACGCCCGTTCAACCGGTCTGGGGCAAGCATTTAACTTCGATTTGCTCTCTTCACGCTTCAACGCTCAGGAGTTCCGCGATATTGTTGCCCTCAACCTAGAACTTGCCAAGAAGTCTGGCTCATCTAGCACCTGGGTACTGTCCAACCACGACGTGGTACGCCATGCCACCCGCTACGGTTTGCCCATTGACGCTGAGAAAACCAATGAGCAGGTAGGACGCGAATGGCTACTCGCCGGCGGACCAGAGGATCAGCTCGATCGGGAACTGGGCGCGCGACGTGCCCGCGCTGCAACTCTCTTTGAGCTGGCGCTGCCGGGCTCAGCCTACCTCTACCAGGGCGAAGAACTTGGCTTACACGAGGTCGCTGATATCAGCGATGACCAGCGCCAAGACCCCACCTTCTTCCGCTCCCCCGGCATCAATATTGGTCGTGACGGTTGTCGCGTCCCGCTGCCCTGGGAGGCACTCGGTGATGCGTTCGGCTTTAGTGATGCAAAACCCCACCTGCCGCAACCCCACTGGTTTGCCCAGTACGCAGCTGATATTCAGGACGCCGACCCCACCTCAACCCTGAACCTCTACCGCGCAGCTTTGCGCCTGCGCACAGAACTTCAGACCGATGAAGAACTTGAGTGGCTAGAAACCGGCAATGACAAGGTGCTTGCCTTCCGCCGTCCCAACGGCTGGGTGAACATCACCAACTTCGCTACCTTCGATGTAAAGATTCCGGAGGAACTGACCGAGGGAGAATTCCTGCTAGCTTCGGTACCTTTTGACGGTGAAAAGCTGCCCGGCTCCACGAGCGTCTGGTTCAAGCAGGACTAGGTTCTGGGCTCCTAGACAAAAAGTACCGTCTTGTGCTGTTTGTACCGCGACAATAAAGGTACAAACAGCATAAGGCGATGCTTTTTCAAACAGCTTTTTTAGAGCGCGTAGAAGCCCTCATCACCAAAGAGAAACAAGAACTAGCGCAGGATCCAGAAGAAGAACTCAACGAGCTCACCGCCATTCTGATGGACCGCGGGTTCACCGCAAAAACCGCGCGCACCGTAGCTCTTGAACTCACCGAAAAAGGACGCCTTGCACGCCCACCTAGACTTCAAACTCGGTATCGACGCGGACGACATTCCCTCCCCTGAACGGCAGCATTCGCCTCGGCGGGATCCTTCCTCATGGGTGCGCTACTGCCAACCCTGCTGATTCTGCTGCTATTGGTTTCTATCCGTATTCCGGCAACCTGCGTTGGTGTGCTGGTAACGCTGGCTATTACCGGCACTCTGGGCGCTAAATGGGACGGCTCACCCAAGTACGGCGGGGCAGCCCTACTCATGGTTATCGGCGGTGCGCTAGCATTATAGCGGTTACCTACGGAATCGGTCTGCTACTGGGAGTTTCAGTAGCCTAAGCAGGCTGTATAGGGTCATGAAAAAGCCGCCCGCACCCCAACATAGGGACGCGAGCGGCTCTCTGATGTTGCCGGATGTAACCTTTGGTGGATTTTCCACCGAAATTTTCAAAATAACGGTGGAAAATACACCAAACTTCAGAGGTTCAGCATCTTCTCAAGATCAGTAATCTCTACAGCAGCAGGAAACTGATTCCTCTTCTCAACCTCAACAAAATCAGGAATAGTCGAATGCTTCTCAAGCTCACCAGTATCTAGATTAAACCGATAAATATCAGCATCCTTACCCTTCCAAAATTTAATCTGGAAAAGATAGTTATCTTTAAACTCTAAGAAACCAGGATCAGAACTAGCATCATAGTCAGCAAGCTCAAACATCTTAGTATTATGAGCAGTTTCCAAATCTGTTTTAATGACGTCACCGCTACCGGAGACCCACCAGAGGTCATTTTTATAAACATATTTGCTTATAAATGCTGGATTCCACATTTCATCATTAATGCGAGTGGACCAATCGCCAGTAATTTCTTTTTCGAAAAATTCGCCAGTCCCGATATCATAAGAAACTAATGATGACCCCTCATAGTCCTGCGGTCCTCCTCCCATTGGGGATGTAATTTCAGATTTAAAATTATCAACAATATGATATAGTTTTTTATCTTTACACACTAAATCATTGTCATCCGAATGCAATTTATTATATTTAAAATCCCCAACGGGTTCCGTCTTGAAATCTGGATAAAGAGAAAGATATTGGGCGGGTGATTCTGCAGCACCATATCCGCTATTAGTGGATGAAAGATATGGTGTAGTCTTCCCCCAAATGCTTCCATCTTCACATTGGGCAGCGTACTCTAAATTATGGGGTAATCGAAAAACCTTTCTAGTTTCCCCTTCATTTACAATGATTTTCCACTCATAGCCACTTCCTTTTTCATCTATGAACCCTACATTATCCAAGGCGACAGATCCGCCTTCAGTGATTGGTAGCGAGAAGCTAAGCATAATATGAGGAGTTAATTCATAACCGTGCTCGATAGTTTTTAAACCGTTCGAGTCTAATATGTAATCATTTGATTGGTCGCGATAGTACAAACGTTCTCCATCAAAATTAAAGTCGGCTTTATTAAGTCCTTCCGTAGCGATATCGCTCCACTCCCGAGCCTCAGAATCGTAGAAAAGAACACTACTACCAGGATTATTTTCCAGACCATCAGCAGCATGATAATCCCCAGCAGCATAGACAACAAAAGAACTGTCTTTCAGCTGCTCTTCAGGACTCTTATCGCTAATCTGCACATTACCGGGCGTGCATGCAGATAACAAAAAAAGAGCACTGACGCAAAGTGCAAACGGTTTCCTCATAGCAACTCACCTCTTTGTGAACTATGTCGGCGTGGGCAATGCCCTCAACGGAACACTACCCACACCTTCTATCTAGTAAATAACAGTCTAAAACCGTGTCTCATACAAAGTAACCCACGATGATTTAGCAATATCCGTAGGGTACACTCCCGGACCACCATTAGAATCAAGATCAACGTTAGGGTCTGTAGACTTATAGGCTGCCCACACCAGCTGTGAACAGTTATAAGAAGTAGCATTCACAGTCTTATTTAAGAAAAAAATCCCGTTGTAAGGCTTTCCTACCTGACGTAAAGCAAAATTAGCAGCCTTAATCTTATTGGGACTCTGTTTATCCCAACCCACGTAGTACTTATAGGCAGGTGCAGGTGCGATAGCGCTTCCTGCCCATACAGTACGCACAAATTTTTTATACCCCTCAGCCTCTACATAGTTTGAGTTGGTGTAATAGATACCATTATGTCCATGCGGGATGCCGGCAGTACTATTCGATGAATAGAAAATATCCCCAATGTACTTGGACGACTGTAAGGCAACCGTCCGCCCGCCTCCACTTGCAACCTCAGCTTGTGGTGCTGCAGCTGGCATACTCTCAGAAGAACCATCCATTGCATAGCTGCGATACTCATCAGCAGCCCTCTGAGCAGCCTGCTCCACAGAAATAGCCTGGCTCTGTGCCAGATCTTCCAACCCAGCAACGACTTCAGCACGTACCTGCACATCGTCGGCAGGAACACCAACCGAAGTAACCAGATAATCAACATTTTGCTCATAAGCACTCTGTGCAATTCCTGGAGCAGAAGCCCCCATGAGAAGACCCACAGCAAGAACCGCAGTAGTGGAAACCTTCAAGAACCTCATCGTTCTCTCCTTCAATAAAAAGATCCATACAAGAGTAGGTTCAACACCGAAAAA encodes:
- the ispD gene encoding 2-C-methyl-D-erythritol 4-phosphate cytidylyltransferase, which encodes MSETKIFETANTGSLQRPVFAVVIAAAGSGSRLGMGVPKALVEIAGKTLLEWALEGAVTSGVATRLVVTVPVGDTQMRDICARFGALAVEGGNTRAESVTSALVALEDAPVQAGFDDAPITGVLVHDAARCFTPPQVFHAVIRALAAGQQAVIPALTVVDTIKTVDASGLVTGTPARSQLRAVQTPQGFDLATLRQAHREVKNLDPVTAEAITDDAMLAETLNIPVLAVAGHPHAFKITTPLDLALARVLQEDNYL
- a CDS encoding CarD family transcriptional regulator; this encodes MLFEVGETVVYPHHGAATIEEIKMRTIRGEEKMYLKLKVAQGDLVIEVPAENVDMVGMRDVVDETGLQEVIDVLQAVDTEEAANWSRRYKANVEKLASGDVLKVAEVVRDLWRRENDRGLSAGEKRMLAKARQILSSEVALAKDIEEEAAEAELDKILEDV
- a CDS encoding glycoside hydrolase family 13 protein, whose amino-acid sequence is MNDSVQTPLNIDPDWWRQAVVYQIYPRSFSDQDGNGIGDLVGITLKVPYLKELGVDAAWLSPFYPSALADGGYDVDDYRDVDPKIGTLEDFDVMAKTLHDAGIKLIVDIVPNHSSDRHEWFIEALNSPKGSAARDRYIFRDGTGTNGENPPTDWVSVFGGRAWEPVGDGQWYLHIFAPEQPDLNWENSEVHEDFKKTLRFWSDRGVDGFRVDVAHGMAKDLTEPLPSEAQLQEIPKEGNHPIWDRDEVHNIFEEWREVLNEYAPPRTAVAEAWVETHRRPAYARSTGLGQAFNFDLLSSRFNAQEFRDIVALNLELAKKSGSSSTWVLSNHDVVRHATRYGLPIDAEKTNEQVGREWLLAGGPEDQLDRELGARRARAATLFELALPGSAYLYQGEELGLHEVADISDDQRQDPTFFRSPGINIGRDGCRVPLPWEALGDAFGFSDAKPHLPQPHWFAQYAADIQDADPTSTLNLYRAALRLRTELQTDEELEWLETGNDKVLAFRRPNGWVNITNFATFDVKIPEELTEGEFLLASVPFDGEKLPGSTSVWFKQD
- a CDS encoding YiiX/YebB-like N1pC/P60 family cysteine hydrolase; the protein is MRFLKVSTTAVLAVGLLMGASAPGIAQSAYEQNVDYLVTSVGVPADDVQVRAEVVAGLEDLAQSQAISVEQAAQRAADEYRSYAMDGSSESMPAAAPQAEVASGGGRTVALQSSKYIGDIFYSSNSTAGIPHGHNGIYYTNSNYVEAEGYKKFVRTVWAGSAIAPAPAYKYYVGWDKQSPNKIKAANFALRQVGKPYNGIFFLNKTVNATSYNCSQLVWAAYKSTDPNVDLDSNGGPGVYPTDIAKSSWVTLYETRF